The Apium graveolens cultivar Ventura chromosome 11, ASM990537v1, whole genome shotgun sequence genome has a window encoding:
- the LOC141696463 gene encoding uncharacterized protein LOC141696463: protein MGYGSLICENIVMRDVALVAGLAVNLINVTHLKIRVSRVELNTNLERWRASFEAPGLRLSRSKTEYLWANFNEENQEEDIYVYIAADYIPQTDSFKYLGSIIKNNDDILADFTYRIKAGWVTWKATTIILCDKSVPLKLKGKFYRLAVKPTLLYGSECCPLRKVEERRLENAELRILR, encoded by the exons atgggatatggcagtTTAATTTGTGAAAATATTGTCATGCGGGATGTAGCACTGGTTGCAGGACTTGCAGTAAATCTTATAAATGTCACTCATTTAAAGATAAGGGTTTCAAG GGTTGAGTTAAATACAAACTTAGAACGATGGCGTGCATCATTTGAGGCTCCAGGATTGCGTTTGAGCCGTTCTAAGACTGAGTACCTTTGGGCTAATTTCAATGAGGAGAATCAAGAGGAGGACATTTATGTTTACATTGCCGCTGACTATATTCCACAAACTGATAGTTTTAAGTACCTTGGCTCTATCATAAAGAACAACGATGATATTCTTGCTGATTTTACGTATCGTATTAAGGCAGGTTGGGTTACATGGAAGGCCACTACTATAATTTTATGTGATAAGAGCGTTCCTTTGAAGTTGAAGGGTAAATTTTATAGATTGGCAGTTAAACCAACATTGTTATATGGTTCTGAGTGTTGTCCATTGAGGAAAGTCGAAGAACGTAGGTTGGAGAATGCAGAATTGCGTATATTGCGATAG